A DNA window from Fusarium fujikuroi IMI 58289 draft genome, chromosome FFUJ_chr11 contains the following coding sequences:
- a CDS encoding related to transcription activator protein acu-15 translates to MATQNITNPNSVKRARIGERTLLACSGCKQKKLKCDGSIPKCQNCEKSGRECLVEDPATGLFRPRDYMQSLETRVAYLEGLLQQARPDVALDHLMGLEKDSSSFSPSAATPFVGPGESEPVGNGQRDASTEAEDARDQLSTDVALLCLTTASKEPHYFGPSSAVSFSRIISTAIDLPKRSQASTIRFEHGGFIDWDCPQAFPVSFPSPPLGTALSQAYFGNIHAQYPFLHEPTFRFWEEQCFKADLSGNLAAAGDMAQFFVWMVYATASLALGPAHYDTAESYYKMALKHQPFILELDSIESIQSLLSCAVYSIRSPAGGSLWKSSGLAIRYCIQLGYHRSASRFRRNANPLIAEISKRCFWVAYDIDRVASFILGRPVGIPDDCIDAELPLDIDDDKINALGLLQSPRVSHDEPPTNMTGAIHVIKLRRLWSKIGNTIYPAVTQSPVSQEVAKKPLMDQLRAELEAWHSEIPYAPDTTGMDPLSVFASREWFRLAYDHSILLLYRYWITHKALPGEEDSVEEALECCMQKAKELCLLYRRLFQYQSLQFTWGSLHILFLGGLTYLYCIWKSTSVRQATKRMDIINTCMACNTALVIIAERWSKAVPYRDIFEVLSERTISLICGDGNLSRGASEATQAPDRNQSIDSRAVEDWALDIVADDMPVDSEWFVQELLQGMSNNEA, encoded by the exons ATGGCTACCCAAAACATAACCAACCCCAACTCTGTTAAAAGGGCTCGCATTGGGGAACGCACTCTCCTAGCGTGCAGCGGGTGCAAACAGAAAAAGCTCAAA TGTGACGGATCAATCCCAAAATGCCAGAATTGCGAGAAGAGCGGTAGAG AATGCCTAGTGGAAGATCCTGCAACAGGTCTCTTTCGACCAAGGGATTATATGCAGTCACTCGAGACACGGGTTGCTTACCTAGAGGGCTTGTTACAGCAAGCGCGGCCTGATGTCGCTCTCGATCATCTTATGGGCCTAGAAAAGGATTCTTCGAGCTTCTCCCCATCCGCAGCCACTCCATTCGTTGGCCCAGGCGAGTCCGAGCCTGTAGGCAACGGTCAGCGGGATGCGTCGACTGAGGCAGAAGACGCAAGAGATCAACTATCGACTGACGTGGCTCTATTATGCCTGACAACTGCTAGCAAAGAGCCTCATTACTTCGGTCCATCATCGGCCGTATCATTCTCACGTATCATCAGTACAGCTATAGATCTTCCAAAAAGATCGCAGGCGAGTACTATTCGGTTCGAGCATGGCGGCTTCATAGACTGGGATTGTCCTCAGGCGTTTCCCGTTAGTTTCCCATCGCCACCTCTGGGTACTGCTCTGTCACAAGCGTATTTCGGAAACATTCATGCACAGTATCCCTTCCTTCATGAGCCGACTTTTCGCTTCTGGGAAGAGCAGTGTTTCAAGGCGGACCTCTCGGGCAATCTTGCTGCAGCTGGAGATATGGCGCAGTTCTTTGTGTGGATG GTTTACGCAACAGCGTCTCTGGCTCTGGGCCCAGCTCATTATGACACAGCCGAGTCCTACTACAAAATGGCACTAAAGCATCAGCCCTTCATTCTTGAACTCGACAGCATTGAGTCCATACAAAGCCTCCTGTCGTGCGCAGTGTACTCCATAAGGTCTCCAGCGGGAGGAAGTCTATG GAAATCGTCTGGCCTTGCCATAAGATACTGCATACAGCTTGGCTACCATCGAAGCGCCTCCAGGTTTCGGCGAAACGCTAACCCTTTGATCGCTGAAATATCCAAGAGATGTTTTTGGGTCGCCTATGATATCGATCGTGTGGCTTCCTTTATCTTAGGCCGTCCCGTCGGTATACCAGATGATTGTATTGATGCTGAG CTGCCCTTAGATATCGATGACGACAAGATCAATGCGCTAGGTTTATTACAGAGTCCACGCGTCTCCCACGACGAGCCGCCCACGAACATGACGGGCGCCATCCATGTGATAAAACTACGTCGGTTGTGGTCCAAAATAGGAAACACCATATACCCAGCCGTTACACAGTCACCTGTGAGCCAGGAAGTAGCAAAGAAGCCGCTTATGGATCAGCTGAGAGCAGAGCTAGAGGCATGGCACTCCGAGATCCCTTATGCACCAGACACGACAGGCATGGATCCCCTGTCTGTCTTTGCATCACGCGAATGGTTCAGACTGGCTTACGATCATTCAATACTTTTGTTGTACAGGTACTGGATTACGCACAAGGCTCTacctggagaagaagactctGTTGAGGAAGCGTTGGAATGCTGCATGCAGAAAGCAAAAGAGCTATGTCTTCTCTACCGCAGATTGTTCCAATATCAATCCTTGCAGTTTACGTGGGGGTCCCTTCACATACTCTTCCTTGGAGGGCTCACGTATCTATATTGCATCTGGAAGTCCACCAGCGTACGACAAGCGACCAAGAGAATGGACATCATTAATACATGCATGGCTTGCAATACTGCATTGGTTATCATCGCAGAGAGGTGGAGCAAGGCTGTGCCGTATCGAGACATCTTTGAGGTTTTGTCGGAGAGGACCATTAGCCTCATTTGTGGAGATGGCAATCTGTCACGAGGGGCGAGTGAAGCAACACAAGCACCGGATCGCAATCAGTCAATTGACTCGCGAGCTGTTGAAGATTGGGCCTTGGATATTGTCGCCGATGACATGCCAGTTGACTCGGAATGGTTTGTTCAAGAGTTGCTTCAGGGGATGAGTAACAACGAAGCATAG